A genomic region of Fodinisporobacter ferrooxydans contains the following coding sequences:
- a CDS encoding efflux RND transporter periplasmic adaptor subunit — protein sequence MKKIIFLNVILILIILLGGGALGYYVYQQNTYISTDDAQVAGDIVPVNTRAAGNLTTWNVKTGDNVKANDSIGTITAANGQQTVQAPIDGTIIKNNVIVNQPVSLGQSLAMETNLNKLYVTANIEETYLNDLKNGQAVDVWVDAFPDVKLQGTIAQIGLATNSSFSLLPTSSTSGTYTKVMQRIPIKIVLSGYGGKPLAPGMSATVQIHR from the coding sequence GTGAAGAAAATCATTTTTTTAAATGTTATTTTAATTCTCATCATTTTATTGGGCGGAGGTGCATTGGGTTACTATGTTTATCAACAGAATACGTATATCTCTACAGATGACGCACAAGTAGCAGGTGATATCGTACCGGTGAATACACGTGCAGCGGGAAATTTGACAACGTGGAATGTCAAAACAGGAGACAACGTAAAAGCAAATGATTCGATTGGAACGATAACCGCTGCGAATGGACAGCAGACGGTGCAAGCTCCGATTGACGGAACGATTATTAAAAACAATGTCATAGTCAATCAACCGGTAAGTTTGGGACAATCATTAGCAATGGAAACAAATTTAAATAAATTGTATGTAACGGCGAATATTGAAGAAACATATTTAAATGATCTGAAGAACGGGCAAGCCGTTGATGTGTGGGTCGATGCGTTTCCGGATGTGAAGCTTCAGGGTACGATTGCCCAAATCGGCTTGGCGACGAATTCTTCCTTTTCTTTATTGCCTACAAGCAGTACCAGTGGTACATATACAAAAGTGATGCAAAGGATTCCAATAAAGATTGTACTCTCCGGTTACGGAGGCAAACCTTTGGCGCCCGGAATGAGTGCAACGGTACAAATACATAGATAA
- a CDS encoding spore germination protein has translation MSNMLKKLLGFQQSHFDMVYKQFKNEGFSLRQDSGSSRQDADASVDDASSEGEQATEDDKKESQKDSQQHEPAAVEQNHAGGPVELRKPIKIKDWKEHKGEPEHSTKKEQDTSQDTSENKDDRTYIDTDLKTNRAYLEKKFGLPANADIIIRDFTIATHPETKALVVYLEGLSDKTVINDSILKSLMQLTALHPTSNTGDRAELVKETLLPGNQVMTYEKWEDVIKNVLMGSSALLIEGSNKALVIETKGWQQRSVSEPNSEKVIRGPHDSFTENLRTNTALIRLRLQTNALITEMLQVGKRSGTTVAIMYLKGVVNPKLVKEVKKRIKKLDTDMILDSGMIEQLIEDRPGSMIPTLLSTERPDRASAFIAEGHVVIIINNSPYVLIAPVSLWAMLHTAEDAYLRWPFGTFLRIIRFLSMVCAMLLPGIYIAVTNYHAEMIPTELMIAIAASRENVPFPVVLEVLLMEFAIELIREAGIRIPSVIGPTIGIVGALILGQAAVQAGIVSPLLVIVVAVTALASFTVPNYNLSFGVRIVRFLFLIAGAIYGFFGIGLLVIVGITYLAGIKSFGVPVLAPVAPFSRSHDVLIRKKLFELEERPTYMSPLDKRKQEPLQRPWSLQSETTEEHQSGGVNSDERSKRDDS, from the coding sequence ATGTCAAATATGCTGAAAAAGCTATTAGGATTCCAACAATCCCATTTTGATATGGTGTATAAACAATTTAAAAACGAAGGTTTCTCGTTGCGACAGGATTCCGGATCTTCCCGACAGGATGCTGATGCTTCTGTTGATGATGCTTCTTCAGAAGGGGAACAAGCGACTGAAGATGACAAAAAGGAGTCCCAAAAGGATTCCCAACAGCATGAGCCTGCTGCTGTCGAGCAAAATCATGCGGGCGGTCCGGTGGAATTGCGCAAGCCGATAAAAATCAAGGATTGGAAAGAACACAAAGGCGAGCCGGAACACAGCACAAAAAAAGAGCAGGATACATCCCAGGATACTTCTGAAAATAAGGATGATCGTACGTATATCGATACAGATCTGAAAACAAATCGTGCCTATCTGGAGAAAAAATTCGGATTACCTGCGAACGCTGATATTATCATCCGTGATTTTACGATTGCTACACATCCGGAAACAAAAGCTTTAGTGGTATACCTGGAAGGATTGTCTGATAAAACGGTCATCAATGATTCAATCCTAAAATCATTGATGCAATTGACTGCGCTCCATCCTACGTCAAATACGGGAGATCGGGCCGAGCTTGTCAAAGAGACGTTGTTGCCCGGCAATCAAGTCATGACATACGAAAAATGGGAGGATGTCATCAAAAATGTGTTGATGGGATCTTCTGCCTTGTTGATCGAAGGCAGCAATAAAGCATTGGTGATCGAGACAAAAGGCTGGCAGCAGAGGTCCGTCAGCGAACCGAATTCAGAAAAAGTCATACGCGGCCCGCATGACTCATTTACGGAAAATTTGCGGACAAATACGGCCCTTATCCGTTTGCGATTGCAGACAAATGCTTTGATTACTGAGATGCTGCAGGTGGGAAAACGTTCCGGAACAACGGTTGCCATTATGTATCTGAAAGGAGTCGTGAATCCAAAACTCGTCAAAGAGGTAAAAAAACGGATCAAAAAATTGGACACCGATATGATTTTAGACAGCGGAATGATTGAACAACTGATCGAAGACAGGCCGGGCAGCATGATTCCGACGCTTTTGTCTACCGAGCGCCCCGATCGGGCGAGTGCATTTATAGCGGAAGGGCATGTTGTCATCATTATCAATAATTCACCGTATGTGTTAATCGCACCTGTTTCCTTATGGGCGATGCTGCATACGGCAGAAGATGCATACTTGCGTTGGCCTTTTGGTACATTTTTACGGATTATACGATTTCTTTCGATGGTTTGCGCCATGTTGCTGCCAGGAATCTATATTGCAGTTACCAATTATCATGCAGAAATGATCCCCACCGAACTTATGATTGCCATTGCAGCATCGCGGGAAAACGTGCCCTTTCCCGTTGTGCTGGAAGTTTTGTTGATGGAGTTTGCAATCGAATTAATTCGCGAAGCCGGAATACGAATTCCTTCTGTTATCGGTCCGACGATTGGCATTGTCGGTGCGTTGATTTTAGGACAAGCAGCCGTTCAGGCAGGCATTGTCAGTCCATTATTGGTGATTGTAGTGGCAGTGACGGCATTGGCATCTTTTACGGTACCCAATTATAATCTTTCCTTCGGTGTACGAATTGTAAGATTTCTGTTTTTGATTGCCGGCGCCATTTACGGATTTTTTGGCATTGGATTGCTGGTGATTGTTGGCATTACATATCTTGCCGGAATCAAATCCTTTGGCGTGCCTGTACTTGCTCCGGTCGCGCCATTTTCCCGATCCCATGATGTTCTTATACGCAAAAAATTATTTGAATTGGAAGAGCGTCCAACTTACATGAGTCCACTCGATAAACGAAAACAAGAACCTTTGCAGCGGCCCTGGAGTTTGCAATCCGAGACCACGGAGGAGCATCAATCGGGCGGCGTAAATTCTGATGAAAGGAGCAAACGGGATGATTCATGA
- a CDS encoding DUF1540 domain-containing protein, translated as MATQMEMLQRIKCTVESCSFNDNQACSASSIEVNLNPVLTDPNSEFAAELGSFGTQTSEATMCRTYKPKNKA; from the coding sequence ATGGCTACGCAAATGGAGATGCTTCAGCGAATCAAATGCACGGTTGAAAGTTGTTCCTTTAATGACAATCAAGCGTGTTCTGCAAGTTCGATCGAGGTCAATCTTAATCCTGTATTGACAGATCCGAACTCTGAATTTGCCGCAGAGCTTGGTTCTTTCGGCACACAAACGTCGGAAGCGACAATGTGTCGGACGTATAAACCAAAAAACAAGGCGTAA
- a CDS encoding cation:proton antiporter gives MESSALEVVNHTLFLFFIVFLCGTIGGKIAEQLKLPDVVIYLLIGIVVGPEAVSWVDVPTSSILNQFILTFGSAFILFHGGTVTHFHVLKKVWRTIALLATIGVLITALVVAGSTTWLFSIPFTSALLLGAMIASTDPAALVPIFKKFPVKPQVAQTVISESAFNDATGSILTIVLLGILTASKGGGASFGFGSTLLQFLQLAGGGIAVGVVFGFAGAILISEQKRGLLTDFAPMVSVLLVLGAYLGAEWIHASGFMSVFSAGLMIGNPATLKLTILPSVNRGMHYFIDIISLKLRMMIFILLGAQIDFSLLGQYFWKALLVVIVFICIGRPLAVLSSLLPDRKAGWKWNEIVFMFWTRETGVIPAALVGMVSGMGLPDAGIYTSVALVAILSTLLVQAGTTPFVAKQLGLLSKVQKDPQVAE, from the coding sequence ATGGAATCATCGGCTTTGGAAGTCGTAAACCATACGTTATTTTTGTTTTTTATCGTGTTCTTATGTGGAACAATTGGCGGAAAAATTGCAGAACAGTTAAAATTGCCAGATGTCGTAATCTATCTTTTGATTGGAATCGTAGTGGGACCTGAGGCGGTAAGCTGGGTGGACGTACCGACAAGTTCGATATTGAATCAATTCATCCTTACATTTGGTTCTGCTTTTATTTTGTTTCATGGCGGAACGGTTACGCATTTTCATGTGTTAAAGAAAGTGTGGCGGACAATCGCATTGCTCGCCACCATTGGGGTATTGATCACAGCACTCGTAGTCGCAGGATCGACCACTTGGCTGTTTTCCATTCCGTTTACTTCTGCTCTTCTTTTAGGTGCAATGATTGCTTCGACAGATCCGGCGGCACTGGTGCCGATATTTAAAAAATTTCCTGTCAAACCACAGGTTGCACAAACGGTTATTTCCGAATCGGCATTTAACGATGCGACCGGTTCGATCTTGACAATCGTTCTTTTAGGCATATTGACCGCTTCCAAAGGCGGCGGCGCTTCATTCGGATTTGGATCGACATTGTTGCAATTTCTCCAATTGGCAGGTGGAGGCATTGCAGTAGGAGTCGTATTTGGTTTTGCGGGAGCCATTTTGATCTCAGAGCAAAAGCGTGGCTTACTGACCGACTTTGCCCCTATGGTGTCTGTATTGCTTGTATTAGGCGCATATCTGGGTGCGGAATGGATTCACGCCAGCGGTTTTATGAGCGTATTTTCTGCGGGGCTTATGATTGGCAATCCAGCCACTTTAAAATTGACGATTCTGCCGAGCGTCAATCGGGGAATGCATTATTTTATTGATATAATCAGCTTAAAACTCCGAATGATGATTTTCATACTTTTGGGTGCGCAGATCGACTTTTCACTGCTTGGGCAATACTTCTGGAAGGCTTTGCTCGTCGTCATCGTTTTTATCTGCATCGGGCGTCCGCTCGCCGTGTTGAGCAGTCTTCTCCCGGATCGAAAGGCCGGCTGGAAATGGAATGAGATCGTATTTATGTTTTGGACCCGCGAGACGGGAGTGATTCCGGCTGCTTTGGTCGGAATGGTCAGCGGAATGGGGCTGCCGGATGCAGGCATCTACACATCTGTTGCGCTTGTTGCGATATTAAGTACACTTCTTGTACAAGCCGGAACGACACCCTTTGTTGCAAAGCAGCTGGGATTGCTAAGCAAAGTGCAAAAAGATCCTCAAGTGGCTGAATGA
- a CDS encoding spore germination protein, translated as MPAMIGAFKAISVSAGGVLQVGDTAAIVPKGTSKTCGGSGTFNTGDFILTQNILNTTNTIDMDASDQNIASGL; from the coding sequence ATGCCAGCAATGATCGGTGCTTTTAAAGCCATTAGCGTATCAGCCGGCGGAGTCCTTCAAGTGGGGGACACTGCAGCGATCGTACCCAAAGGCACTTCAAAAACATGTGGAGGTTCAGGCACGTTTAATACGGGGGATTTTATCTTGACGCAAAATATTTTAAATACAACAAATACGATCGATATGGATGCGAGCGATCAAAATATTGCAAGCGGATTGTAA
- a CDS encoding Ger(x)C family spore germination protein, with protein sequence MGRRKFASWFLSVVMFVQIPLLSGCWSRMELEEQAFVPSIGLDKVPGGGISLTARIAIPSALGGGVGGGGGGGDKTSKIVSVQARTIGEAISLLSQTVERTPSFTHCSAVVFGESIAREGIMKYLRSLVQYREFRRTIFIFTAKGKAADAFKNNKPVIERSPTRYIENIVKSADHTGLISTVALHDFLLASETPHSDGFTMLIGSNQKVEKQAKKQEKQAAKQSTAQSRVLPVFGDTSKNAPDSAGSMKRNGGNPIEYIGTALYKKGKFITELDGNETQLLNMIRGDFKRGTITIMDPVQKKGYVTITTSEARPPKTEVTFRPDKMHPDIRISIHLEGDLFGQQTNTDFTKGQNRTELQKEAIQELESRLRLLVTKLRHQFKVDPMGIGTSTRKLFTRSQDFDSYDWAKAFDQANVHYDISYQLRRIGVQGTPPSVKER encoded by the coding sequence ATGGGAAGGAGGAAGTTCGCAAGCTGGTTTCTCAGTGTTGTGATGTTCGTGCAAATTCCCCTTCTATCCGGATGTTGGAGCCGAATGGAACTCGAAGAACAAGCGTTTGTTCCTTCGATTGGTCTGGACAAAGTTCCGGGGGGTGGAATCAGTCTTACTGCACGTATCGCCATTCCATCCGCATTAGGCGGCGGGGTTGGCGGTGGTGGGGGCGGTGGAGATAAGACTTCCAAAATTGTTTCTGTTCAGGCGCGAACGATTGGCGAAGCGATTTCTTTATTAAGCCAAACGGTGGAACGCACGCCTTCTTTCACCCATTGTTCAGCGGTGGTATTTGGCGAATCAATCGCCCGGGAAGGCATTATGAAGTATTTGCGGTCTTTGGTACAATATCGGGAATTTCGGCGGACCATTTTTATTTTTACAGCAAAAGGCAAAGCGGCTGACGCTTTTAAAAATAATAAGCCGGTGATTGAACGATCACCGACACGCTATATAGAAAATATCGTAAAGTCCGCCGATCATACGGGATTGATTTCAACGGTGGCATTGCACGATTTTTTATTGGCGAGTGAGACTCCCCACTCGGATGGATTTACGATGTTGATCGGAAGCAATCAAAAAGTTGAGAAACAGGCCAAAAAGCAGGAAAAACAAGCCGCCAAACAGTCAACGGCACAGTCAAGAGTCCTGCCGGTATTCGGCGACACAAGCAAGAACGCTCCCGATTCTGCCGGATCCATGAAACGAAATGGAGGAAATCCGATTGAATATATCGGAACAGCCCTGTATAAAAAAGGGAAATTTATCACGGAACTGGATGGTAATGAAACCCAACTTCTGAATATGATTCGAGGAGATTTTAAACGGGGAACGATAACGATTATGGATCCGGTGCAGAAAAAGGGCTATGTAACCATTACAACATCGGAAGCACGTCCACCGAAAACAGAAGTGACATTTCGACCCGATAAAATGCACCCGGATATACGGATCAGCATACATCTTGAGGGGGATCTGTTCGGTCAGCAAACCAATACGGATTTTACCAAAGGCCAGAATCGAACAGAACTGCAAAAAGAAGCGATACAAGAATTGGAAAGCCGATTGCGTTTGCTGGTTACAAAATTACGGCATCAGTTTAAAGTCGATCCCATGGGAATCGGGACATCCACACGGAAATTATTTACGAGAAGCCAGGATTTTGACAGCTACGATTGGGCAAAAGCATTTGACCAGGCCAACGTACATTATGATATTTCCTATCAATTGCGAAGAATTGGCGTGCAAGGTACGCCTCCATCAGTAAAAGAAAGGTAG
- a CDS encoding DMT family transporter has translation MNSYEKEIDRQNDAEYSRNLKKLMGPLLVASAAILLGSSTFIKTYYPLHWIPPWTQIWIRYLIATITLGMVHSFSKHPVNKEPATIAIAETPENPASFERFSSIKLFGIAFTGYFISSGGIILGQKPANEPTATLLLSSFPMLFMFFLGIFVERESLSFRKLFSVLVTLSGIGILILKDGTLFPFINATTWYADSWLLISAFFWAFQAVLIKQEAKTYSTLYLTLSACGIATLLITPLMIIELWKLGKLLTIWQLILNDFHIDLSFLYLGIVVTAAAFYMWNRGIELMDLSKAAVLYTLYPLTSQVLQAVFVTKDIGMSFEVGAAILLLGMYWMIRQEDASEQNI, from the coding sequence ATGAATTCCTACGAAAAAGAAATCGATAGGCAAAACGATGCGGAATATAGCCGGAATCTGAAAAAATTAATGGGTCCGCTGCTTGTCGCAAGTGCAGCGATTTTGCTCGGATCTTCAACATTTATCAAAACATATTATCCGCTGCACTGGATTCCCCCTTGGACACAAATCTGGATTCGATATTTGATTGCAACGATTACACTAGGTATGGTTCACAGTTTTTCCAAACATCCTGTGAACAAAGAACCTGCAACCATTGCCATTGCAGAGACACCGGAAAACCCCGCTTCATTCGAACGGTTTTCATCGATCAAACTGTTTGGAATTGCATTTACCGGATATTTTATCAGCAGTGGCGGGATAATCCTGGGACAGAAGCCGGCGAATGAACCGACTGCAACTTTGCTGCTCAGCAGTTTTCCCATGCTTTTTATGTTTTTCTTAGGAATTTTCGTAGAGAGGGAATCACTCAGCTTTCGTAAGCTTTTTTCCGTTCTTGTCACATTATCGGGAATAGGAATCCTGATCTTAAAAGATGGGACATTATTCCCATTCATTAATGCAACAACATGGTATGCAGACAGCTGGTTATTGATTTCCGCATTTTTTTGGGCGTTTCAAGCCGTTTTGATCAAACAAGAAGCAAAAACGTATTCTACGTTGTATCTTACGTTGTCCGCCTGCGGAATTGCAACATTGTTAATTACACCATTAATGATCATCGAGTTATGGAAACTTGGAAAACTTTTAACCATTTGGCAGTTGATTCTAAATGATTTTCATATCGATTTGTCTTTTTTATATTTGGGAATCGTGGTGACTGCGGCAGCATTTTATATGTGGAACCGGGGAATTGAATTGATGGATCTGTCAAAAGCTGCTGTCTTATACACGTTGTACCCGTTAACCAGTCAAGTGTTGCAAGCAGTTTTTGTGACAAAAGACATCGGAATGAGTTTTGAAGTCGGCGCCGCAATTCTTTTATTAGGAATGTACTGGATGATCCGGCAAGAGGATGCAAGCGAACAAAACATCTAA
- a CDS encoding DedA family protein, whose translation MSMLLHVLGTFVMHLINALGYTGIVIAMAIESACIPLPSEVIMPFAGYLVWKGHFSLIGITLAGTIGNVIGSLVAYYVGYIGGRPFIERFGSYVFLSRRHLHSAEVWFAKYGSTAVFFGRILPFIRTFISLPAGIARMPIGRFIVYTALGSLPWSYALGLVGYKLGQHWEGIAKYMHPFTYITIAVVVVVFLYTLLKKRSRYS comes from the coding sequence ATGAGTATGCTATTACATGTTTTAGGAACATTTGTCATGCATTTAATCAATGCCTTGGGGTATACAGGTATCGTAATTGCCATGGCGATTGAAAGTGCCTGTATCCCATTGCCGAGCGAAGTCATCATGCCTTTTGCCGGGTATCTTGTATGGAAAGGCCATTTCTCACTGATTGGCATTACACTTGCCGGTACGATCGGCAATGTAATCGGATCACTTGTCGCGTATTACGTTGGATATATCGGCGGCCGACCATTCATTGAACGTTTCGGATCTTACGTATTTTTATCCAGAAGGCATTTGCATTCAGCCGAAGTTTGGTTTGCGAAATATGGAAGTACAGCAGTATTTTTCGGCAGAATCCTCCCATTTATTCGTACTTTTATTTCATTGCCGGCAGGAATTGCACGCATGCCGATTGGACGGTTTATTGTTTACACCGCATTGGGTTCCTTGCCTTGGAGCTATGCTTTAGGATTGGTCGGCTATAAGCTTGGCCAACATTGGGAAGGCATCGCAAAATATATGCATCCCTTTACATACATCACCATTGCGGTCGTTGTCGTAGTATTCCTTTACACCCTCTTAAAGAAACGCTCAAGATACTCTTGA
- the lgt gene encoding prolipoprotein diacylglyceryl transferase, which translates to MHQFWFYIGSFPIRAYSTIFVSAFLLGLGVTIFLAKVEGKKHLGEHLMNLAPLLFLGGILGARFWQVFFFDWSYYKANPGEIIKIWHGGLSIQGGVVGALLVALVYIYKHKLSFWELADLVAPGMILGQSIGRDANLMNGDAFGGPTGGNFGILYPENTLARQTYGDQPLWPAEVWEGQLDVIIFALLLVIKQRRLPKGSIFLLYNILYNIGRFFLEMLRGDSPRFLFGWDAAQWSSAVIILIALALLVYVTLLDRKQQRRETAEQGNG; encoded by the coding sequence TTGCATCAATTTTGGTTCTACATAGGTTCGTTTCCGATCCGCGCATATAGTACGATATTTGTCTCCGCATTCCTGCTTGGTTTGGGAGTCACGATTTTTTTAGCCAAGGTTGAAGGGAAAAAACATCTTGGCGAGCATTTGATGAATTTGGCTCCTTTGTTATTTTTGGGGGGCATTCTGGGTGCGCGTTTTTGGCAGGTATTTTTCTTCGATTGGTCGTATTACAAAGCCAATCCGGGAGAAATCATAAAAATTTGGCACGGGGGATTATCGATCCAGGGTGGTGTTGTCGGAGCATTACTCGTTGCCCTCGTATATATTTACAAACATAAACTTTCTTTTTGGGAATTGGCGGATTTGGTTGCACCTGGCATGATCCTTGGCCAAAGCATCGGCAGAGATGCCAATTTGATGAATGGAGACGCCTTTGGCGGTCCTACAGGCGGAAATTTCGGAATCCTGTATCCCGAGAATACATTGGCCCGGCAAACGTATGGCGATCAGCCTTTATGGCCTGCAGAAGTTTGGGAAGGCCAGTTGGATGTGATCATCTTTGCATTGTTGTTGGTGATCAAGCAGCGGCGTTTACCGAAGGGATCCATATTCCTCCTCTATAACATTCTATACAATATCGGCCGTTTCTTTTTGGAAATGCTGCGCGGGGACAGCCCGCGGTTCTTGTTTGGCTGGGATGCGGCACAATGGTCGAGTGCAGTCATTATCCTTATTGCACTTGCATTGCTTGTTTATGTAACGCTGCTGGATCGCAAACAGCAAAGGCGAGAGACAGCAGAGCAAGGCAATGGCTAA
- a CDS encoding efflux RND transporter periplasmic adaptor subunit yields MKHVILTNVIIILVVLAAVAGGWYYYNQSANYVTTDNAQITGRMVAVTSSAPGKLVTWNGTVGQTVTANQVIGNEDVQGPLGDVKTPIAGTVIQSNASQGEVVIPGMPLATIADLGNLYVIANIDETNVNDVKIGKTVDVTVDAFPGTLTGTVNQIGMATQSTFSVLPSNNASGNYTKTTQRIPVKIVLQDYNNNLIPGLNCSVRIHK; encoded by the coding sequence GTGAAACATGTAATATTGACAAACGTAATTATCATACTTGTGGTATTGGCAGCCGTGGCAGGCGGTTGGTATTACTACAATCAATCGGCCAATTATGTGACGACAGACAATGCACAAATAACGGGCAGGATGGTTGCCGTTACATCTTCAGCGCCGGGAAAACTGGTAACTTGGAATGGGACGGTAGGGCAAACGGTCACCGCGAATCAGGTGATCGGCAATGAAGATGTACAGGGGCCGCTGGGGGATGTGAAAACGCCGATCGCAGGGACAGTTATACAGTCCAATGCGAGTCAGGGTGAAGTTGTCATACCAGGGATGCCTTTAGCGACGATTGCAGATCTGGGAAATCTATATGTGATTGCAAATATTGATGAAACAAATGTAAATGATGTGAAAATAGGCAAAACGGTCGATGTAACGGTTGACGCGTTTCCAGGCACGCTGACCGGAACGGTGAATCAAATCGGCATGGCGACACAGTCGACATTTTCTGTTTTGCCGTCAAACAATGCTTCCGGCAATTATACAAAAACGACTCAGCGTATCCCGGTAAAGATTGTCTTGCAGGATTACAATAATAATTTAATTCCTGGTTTGAATTGTTCGGTGCGAATTCATAAATAA
- a CDS encoding GerAB/ArcD/ProY family transporter — protein MKGANGMIHEGHIGHREAIAVVSLYSVTKIFLSFPEEMVKLGGTASWQIPLLSGIWTAIFVFLIYRLYVRTEGASIFEVAYAYGGKFFGGLSSLIYTLFFLALGSLILREFTETVVATVLPGTPVSAVAIPFMLAILYIAYQGSEIFSRVGFIIAPIVFVGIAIIFLLNTNWMNPNYLLPIEGWGMSSVIYNSFFRTSMYGELFILVLLIPSFRKKQEFRKVCFWSLGISIVALTLTILCYLMIFSSEEASRLPFPMFQISRMIYLGRFLQRIESIFIFLWVSSAVIKVGVSLWGATFSFAEGIRVPLYKPLLFPMAILMYTLSFVPKNFPEAANWDISIFRLWGGLIPFGFIVILYMLTLVRKERGNG, from the coding sequence ATGAAAGGAGCAAACGGGATGATTCATGAAGGACATATCGGCCACCGGGAAGCGATTGCGGTAGTCTCTTTATATAGCGTTACGAAAATATTTTTAAGTTTTCCGGAGGAAATGGTGAAGCTGGGGGGGACGGCCAGTTGGCAAATTCCACTGCTATCGGGAATCTGGACAGCCATTTTCGTTTTTTTGATTTATCGTTTGTATGTGCGGACAGAAGGTGCATCCATTTTTGAAGTCGCTTATGCGTATGGCGGAAAGTTTTTTGGCGGTTTGTCTTCCTTGATCTATACATTGTTTTTTCTTGCACTGGGGTCGTTGATTCTCCGGGAGTTTACCGAGACTGTCGTCGCTACCGTATTGCCGGGTACACCGGTGTCAGCTGTCGCGATTCCATTTATGCTGGCAATTCTATATATTGCGTATCAAGGATCTGAGATATTTTCCCGGGTTGGATTTATTATTGCACCGATTGTATTTGTGGGGATCGCCATCATTTTTTTATTAAATACCAACTGGATGAATCCGAATTACTTGCTGCCGATTGAAGGATGGGGAATGTCGTCAGTGATTTATAACAGCTTTTTTCGCACCAGCATGTACGGCGAATTGTTTATATTGGTACTGCTCATACCATCCTTTCGAAAAAAACAGGAATTTCGCAAGGTTTGCTTTTGGAGCTTGGGGATTTCCATTGTTGCATTAACACTTACGATCCTATGTTATCTGATGATTTTCTCTTCAGAAGAGGCATCGCGGCTGCCGTTTCCGATGTTTCAAATCTCCCGCATGATTTATTTGGGGAGATTTTTGCAGCGGATCGAATCGATTTTCATTTTTTTATGGGTCAGCAGTGCGGTCATAAAAGTGGGAGTGAGTTTGTGGGGAGCCACATTTTCATTTGCGGAAGGGATCCGGGTGCCATTATACAAACCGCTTTTGTTTCCGATGGCAATCCTGATGTATACACTGTCTTTTGTACCTAAAAACTTCCCGGAAGCTGCGAATTGGGATATTTCGATTTTCCGTTTGTGGGGAGGATTGATTCCATTTGGTTTCATCGTGATTCTCTATATGTTGACTCTCGTTCGTAAAGAAAGGGGAAATGGCTGA